One window from the genome of Penaeus monodon isolate SGIC_2016 chromosome 4, NSTDA_Pmon_1, whole genome shotgun sequence encodes:
- the LOC119569734 gene encoding methyltransferase-like protein 7A translates to MTSVFEKSLSYETLKEAASVVRNYASEHRGLGIIACGAVVFGFGPTLRKKFFAWFNNQVTKMKNEEYEALKKEAFTALAAQKSSDPEYQKANALKILEIGVGSGTNFSFYPDGSHLTVVDPNPYFADYYMQNRKKFPNIKAETVIVSYGEDMDMVESESVDAVVITLVLCSVKDVAKVVSQIKRVLVPGGKFYFIEHIQEWDRSSHGYRWFIQNLLTWSKIWPFFFEGCNLNRNPLPFIQSVGFADVQYERLYAPMPAKVFMVASPHVRGIATK, encoded by the exons ATGACTTCCGTATTTGAGAAAAGCCTGTCTTACGAAACACTGAAGGAGGCTGCATCTGTCGTCAGAAATTATGCCTCGGAACACAGAGGTCTGGGCATCATCGCCTGTGGCGCCGTTGTCTTTGGATTCGGCCCAACACTTAGGAAAAA ATTTTTTGCTTGGTTCAACAATCAGGtgacgaaaatgaaaaatgaagaataCGAAGCTCTTAAGAAAGAAGCATTCACAGCACTTGCAGCGCAGAAGTCTTCTGACCCGGAATACCAGAAAGCCAACGCCCTTAAGATTCTGGAGATCGGAGTTGGCAGCG GAACAAACTTCAGCTTCTACCCAGATGGTTCTCACCTGACTGTAGTTGATCCTAATCCGTATTTTGCTGATTACTACATGCAGAATAGGAAGAAGTTTCCTAACATTAAAGCAGAAACTGTCATTGTTTCATATG GTGAAGATATGGACATGGTAGAAAGCGAGAGTGTGGATGCTGTAGTCATTACACTTGTTTTATGCAGTGTCAAGGATGTTGCCAAAGTTGTCAGCCAGATCAAACGAGTCCTTGTCCCG gGTGGAAAGTTTTACTTTATAGAACACATTCAGGAATGGGACCGGAGTTCTCACGGATATCGCTGGTTCATTCAAAATCTTTTGACGTGGTCTAAGATTTGGCCTTTCTTTTTTGAGGGATGCAACCTGAACCGCAATCCCCTTCCATTCATACAGTCTGTAGGTTTTGCTGATGTTCAGTATGAGAGATTATATGCTCCTATGCCTGCCAAAGTTTTTATGGTTGCATCTCCTCATGTAAGGGGTATTGCTACAAAATAG